A genomic window from Silene latifolia isolate original U9 population chromosome 11, ASM4854445v1, whole genome shotgun sequence includes:
- the LOC141611613 gene encoding sodium/proton antiporter 1: MTSYLSPSPSHFSTTSRSLSRHSSLSSSPSSLVLLPRSLNWRINGGRYLHKEAILVRAEDKARNSSSSQFQDVVPTSGECDPICSVDESSSSDIEAGYQPKTDLLKALAILLAALTGTAAINHSFVAANQNLAMVLLFGIGYAGIIFEESLAFNKSGVGLLMAVSLWVIRSIGAPSTEVVVTELEHATAEVSQIVFFLLGAMTIVEIVDAHQGFKLVTENITTRKPRTLLWVVGFVTFFLSSILDNLTSTIVMVSLLRKLVPPSEYRKLLGAVIVIAANAGGAWTPIGDVTTTMLWIHGQISTFPTMKDLLIPSAVSLAVPLALLSLTSEVNGKAQESASVLASEQMAPRGQLVFAVGIGALIFVPVFKGLTGLPPYMGMLLGLGVLWLVTDAIHYGETERQRLKVPQALSRIDTQGALFFLGILLSVSSLEAAGVLRELANYLDAHIGNTELIASAIGVASAIIDNVPLVAATMGMYDLSSFPKDSEFWQLIAFCAGTGGSMLIIGSAAGVAFMGMEKVDFFWYLRKVSGFAFAGYAAGIAAYLAIHNLNISLPTTLANVPFLSG; the protein is encoded by the exons ATGACGTCTTATCTCTCCCCATCACCCTCCCACTTCTCCACCACCTCACGCTCCTTATCCAGACATTCCTCTCTCTCCTCTTCTCCCTCTTCGCTCGTACTTCTCCCTCGAAGCTTAAACTGGAGGATCAATGGTGGACGATATTTGCATAAGGAGGCTATTCTCGTTAGAGCTGAAGATAAAGCTCGAAATTCTTCATCATCTCAATTTCAG GATGTGGTTCCGACATCAGGAGAATGTGATCCTATATGTTCTGTTGACGAATCGAGCTCCAGTGACATAGAAGCCGGTTATCAGCCAAAGACGGATTTGCTGAAAGCTCTTGCTATCCTTTTGGCAGCTTTGACAGGCACTGCAGCTATTAATCATTCATTTGTCGCTGCCAATCAG AATCTTGCTATGGTTTTGCTATTTGGAATAGGATATGCTGGCATTATTTTTGAGGAGTCCCTGGCCTTCAACAAAAGTGGAGTGGGATTACTTATGGCAGTAAGCTTGTGGGTCATACGCAGTATAGGG GCCCCATCAACCGAGGTAGTTGTAACAGAGCTAGAGCATGCCACTGCTGAAGTCAGTCAAATTGTGTTTTTTTTGTTAGGTGCAATGACAATAGTTGAAATTGTTGATGCTCATCAAGGGTTTAAGCTGGTCACGGAGAACATAACAACACGAAAACCACGCACATTGCTTTGGGTG GTTGGTTTTGTGACATTTTTCCTCAGTTCGATTCTTGACAATTTGACATCTACCATTGTCATGGTTTCTTTGTTAAGGAAACTGGTTCCACCATCTGAATACCGCAA GCTTTTGGGAGCTGTTATTGTCATAGCCGCTAATGCTGGGGGTGCTTGGACACCCATCGGAGACGTTACAACAACAATGCTATGGATACATGGTCAAATATCCACATTCCCTACCATGAAG GACTTGCTAATACCTTCTGCTGTATCTTTGGCTGTACCTTTGGCCCTATTGTCGCTCACAAG CGAAGTTAATGGAAAGGCACAAGAATCTGCCAGTGTTTTGGCTTCAGAACAGATGGCACCCCGTGGACAACTTGTTTTTGCAGTTGGCATTGGTGCTTTGATATTTGTTCCTGTGTTCAAAGGCCTAACTGGCCTGCCGCCATATATGGGTATGCTTTTGGGCCTTGGCGTTCTTTGGCTAGTGACTGATGCCATTCATTATGGTGAAACTGAAAGGCAAAGACTAAAAGTACCACAAGCTTTGTCTCGTATTGATACTCAAGGGGCCCTTTTCTTCCTAGGAATTCTTCTCTCTGTTAGCAG CTTGGAAGCAGCAGGAGTCCTAAGAGAGCTGGCAAATTACCTTGATGCCCATATTGGAAATACTGAACTTATCGCGAGTGCAATTGGGGTTGCTTCAGCAATTATAGATAATGTTCCTCTTGTTGCAGCCACGATGGGAATGTATGATCTTTCCTCATTTCCGAAAGACTCAGAATTCTGGCAGTTGATTGCATTTTGTGCTGGTACTGGTGGTTCAATGCTAATCATAGGATCTGCTGCCGGCGTTGCTTTTATGGGAATGGAAAAGGTCGATTTCTTTTGGTACTTAAGGAAG GTGAGCGGTTTTGCTTTTGCAGGCTATGCGGCTGGTATTGCTGCATATCTAGCGATTCATAACCTCAATATCTCCCTCCCTACTACTCTCGCAAATGTTCCTTTTTTGTCGGGTTAA